In Pseudoalteromonas nigrifaciens, the sequence TAGCTGTAACAAGTTTTCACCTGTATTACCTTTAAGGCGAGCAGCTTCTTTGTAGTAGTTACGGAATTGCTTTTCTAATACACCGTAGATACGACGTACTTTTTGCTTTTCACGTAATTGTAAACCGTAATCAGATAAGCGACCTTTACGAGCGCCATGCTGACCAGGTGCAGTCTCAAGTTTACACTTAGAGTCGATAGCTCTTACGCCGCTCTTAAGGAACAGGTCAGTGCCTTCACGACGACTCAGCTTGAGCTTAGGGCCCAAATATCTTGCCATGTTATTTCTCCTAACCTATTGTTAAACGCGACGTTTCTTCGGTGGACGACAACCATTATGTGGTATTGGCGTCACGTCAGTAATGTTGGTAATACGGTAGCCAGCAGCATTCAAAGCACGTACAGCAGATTCACGACCTGGACCTGGACCTTTGATGAAAACTTCTAGATTTTTTAAACCGTATTCTTGAGCAGCAGTACCTGCACGCTCTGCAGCAACCTGAGCAGCAAATGGAGTAGATTTACGTGAACCACGGAAACCTGAACCACCGGCAGTAGCCCATGATAGTGCATTACCTTGACGATCGGTAATCGTTACAATAGTGTTGTTGAAAGAAGCATGAACATGAGCCATACCATCAGCAACTTGTTTTTTAACCTTTTTACGACGAATTGGTGTCTTAGCCATAATACTATCCCCTTATCGCTTAATAGGCTTACGAGGACCCTTACGGGTACGCGCGTTAGTCTTAGTTCTTTGACCACGTAGTGGTAAAGAGCGACGGTGACGTAGGCCACGATAACAACCAAGGTCCATTAGGCGCTTGATATTTAAAGTAACTTCACGACGAAGATCACCTTCAACGGTGTACTTGCCAACTGCATCACGCAATACGTCAAGAGTTTCGTCTGAAAGTTCACCGATTTTTGTGGTCTCGGCGATACCAGTCGCTGCTAAGATAGCCTTAGAGCGAGTCTTACCTATGCCATAAATAGCTGTTAAACCAATAACTGCATGTTTATGATCAGGGACGTTAATGCCAGCAATACGGGCCACTAACACATCTCCTATATTCGAATTTGGTAATCATCTGTTTGAAGAGCCCGTAAGGATACTCAAACGAAGACCAAATCACTACTAAAAACACAGGCCGAGAAAACTCAGCCTGCACGCTGTTTACTTAACCTTGCCTTTGCTTATGCTTAGGCTCACTGCAAATTACGCGTACTACACCAGCACGTTTAATAACTTTACAGTTACGGCATATTTTCTTAACGGAAGCACGTACTTTCATTGCTCAACTCCGTAAACTGACCTTATCGACCATAGCCTTTAAGGTTCGCTTTTTTCAGCACAGAATCATACTGATGAGACATCAGGTGAGTCTGTACTTGTGCCATAAAGTCCATGATAACAACTACGATAATCAAAATTGATGTACCGCCGAAGTAGAATGGCGTTTGCCATGCCATTGTCATGAATTCAGGCACCAGACAGATAAAGGTTATATACAAAGCACCTGCCAATGTCAGGCGTGTCATCACTTTATCAATGTATTTAGATGTCTGCTCACCTGGACGAATACCTGGGATAAATGCGCCAGATTTCTTCAGGTTATCTGCTGTTTCACGTGGGTTAAACACCAACGCTGTGTAGAAAAAGCAGAAGAAGATGATAGCTGCTGCTAAAACCATTGCATACAATGGCTGACCTGGGGTCAACGTTGTAGCTATAGCTTGTAACACATCAGCGACCGGACCTTCACCCTGGCCGAACCAGCTGGCAATTGTACCAGGGAACAGAATTATACTGCTAGCGAAAATTGGTGGAATAACACCCGCCATATTTACTTTTAGTGGTAAATGCGTGCTTTGGGCAGCAAATACTTGACGACCTTGTTGGCGTTTAGCGTAGTTAACAACAATACGTCGTTGGCCACGTTCAAAAAACACTACAAGATAAGTAACAGCGAATACGATTACCGCAACCATCAACAGTACAAAAACATTCAAATCACCTTGGCGCGCCATTTCAGCTGTCGAACCAATAGCAGACGGCAGGTTAGCTACAATACCAACAAATATTAAAACAGAGATACCGTTACCAATACCACGTTCTGTTATTTGTTCGCCCAACCACATAAGGAACATAGTACCAGTCACTAAACTCACCACTGCGGTGAAATAGAAACCCATACCAGGGTTAACAACTAACCCTTCCATCATGCCCGGTAAGCTTGTGGCAATACCGATTGATTGGATAGTAGCAAGCACAAGCGTGCCATAGCGTGTGTACTGGCTAATTTTTTTACGCCCTTGCTCACCTTCTTTCTTAAGCTCTATAAACGGAGGATACATATGCGTTAATAGTTGCGTAATAATCGAAGCCGAGATATACGGCATAATACCCAGTGCTAACACTGAAGCTCGCTCAAGCGCACCACCGCTAAACATGTTGAACATCTCAACAATGGTGCCCTTTTGTTGCTCGAAGAAATCGGCAAGTACAGCGGCGTCAATCCCAG encodes:
- the rpsK gene encoding 30S ribosomal protein S11, which codes for MAKTPIRRKKVKKQVADGMAHVHASFNNTIVTITDRQGNALSWATAGGSGFRGSRKSTPFAAQVAAERAGTAAQEYGLKNLEVFIKGPGPGRESAVRALNAAGYRITNITDVTPIPHNGCRPPKKRRV
- the rpsM gene encoding 30S ribosomal protein S13, translating into MARIAGINVPDHKHAVIGLTAIYGIGKTRSKAILAATGIAETTKIGELSDETLDVLRDAVGKYTVEGDLRREVTLNIKRLMDLGCYRGLRHRRSLPLRGQRTKTNARTRKGPRKPIKR
- the rpmJ gene encoding 50S ribosomal protein L36, with amino-acid sequence MKVRASVKKICRNCKVIKRAGVVRVICSEPKHKQRQG
- the secY gene encoding preprotein translocase subunit SecY; its protein translation is MAKPGQDMQSAQGGLSELKRRLLFVLGAIIIYRLGSFVPIPGIDAAVLADFFEQQKGTIVEMFNMFSGGALERASVLALGIMPYISASIITQLLTHMYPPFIELKKEGEQGRKKISQYTRYGTLVLATIQSIGIATSLPGMMEGLVVNPGMGFYFTAVVSLVTGTMFLMWLGEQITERGIGNGISVLIFVGIVANLPSAIGSTAEMARQGDLNVFVLLMVAVIVFAVTYLVVFFERGQRRIVVNYAKRQQGRQVFAAQSTHLPLKVNMAGVIPPIFASSIILFPGTIASWFGQGEGPVADVLQAIATTLTPGQPLYAMVLAAAIIFFCFFYTALVFNPRETADNLKKSGAFIPGIRPGEQTSKYIDKVMTRLTLAGALYITFICLVPEFMTMAWQTPFYFGGTSILIIVVVIMDFMAQVQTHLMSHQYDSVLKKANLKGYGR